In Halovivax gelatinilyticus, the following are encoded in one genomic region:
- a CDS encoding PQQ-binding-like beta-propeller repeat protein, with translation MREPGAITVWESILLVCAVGFLLGSFGLIVAGAGSTGTDPVSDGPVTLEIGDQTVSALEVSNETLDRPAVTTPGDLGIDGPVTDHAIDRPSLRDGNGSVDQSRPLRSYFYQPAPPTNDSPLLFSDRMPIAGVEIYGEGGTGVSDDEGYWSGPVVDSGEYIQHMYFEGYPFFDAPDYLRVYRYTVPDSPAWIHFWMPCGRYYQGPDGLYPPPPEPPEEDHGGDNPNVPVWEPGISVTNENPEVGEPITISGCDPFVALDDYELEWDLDDGTILPGDEIVHTFDEPGVYEIGPHKGAAHRVNVTVGDLEITRALPDEWFTDEVEEYYRVSNLDPDRTLVDVTVGGVSANEIDENDFRVALDPFAAGDEGGTVDVVAEFDDGEVLETTEEAASFRQLEWVLAFNQLFDSEPGSGEWCALDGGWPDGERCELRHEDAFDWHPHEDGFVFDWAGIPNVPLLKEGLEVRLTDRTLIESGVPDGDLQGEMETAAKIGIFGGSADIGGAESLDFDGIDFLGSTLEEHTEAGVSVSVLSDRQKDSYSEDGLAGADLKVAVGLDLTSIVSYDEQFGIVERSTESSGELSGFGELSILGAAADVGVSGGSETRISQQGQTPVETVEYGLAADIGGSATLWGLVEGEVECGIEWENEWDVGPDSTAATADEPDVPAITSNPFYCDIDWSGWYDEHTDSTAGMTLRDARGTTVFPTVASVDGDAANAASTRLPTASGEDLVRLTDRPYEDTEPSIAATDSGHAVSWSYLPDGADTADGNDVIVRLYDDETGWSDPISVTADDRHDIEPALASPADSEDLLAVWTRLSEPADSFDDPDEIAAHFDIAMSRFDGDSWSDPEFLTDSEALDRAPVVEATDDGWAVAWHHHPNSDRLDLANASVEYRLLDSAGSVDAAGTIENASLPALGLTDDGAVELAYYAAEDWFAAGSIGHGTIDADGFDAAAEYAVVDYVDHDVDGESLLWATATDETAALWQAIDGEPNRLPVESTLLSLGHLSVDSTDDETVISYRGTPEGQTTTDVFYRSATDGTWSGERRATTGFDENASVQHADAIATADGLVSVYTLREPMANNRNDIFQSTVEFGPAFDVDVTGPTNATAGETVSLEATVRNVGSTDSDEGTLLVTDGETELATESVEPLASNETSTYALNVTVPDHGIVEVTVKSSETGPTDEWYAQNATLALGAPDLAITAVDAEPGSETGTPTNGTVAVELENRGGVDAAGVPIRLTDGDEWTVDETVSHLATGDTIQVEVPITTDSFNTTTVDRVRIDPDGLLDERATQPRYGTVTTRLFAPTLGVHQPIRYSVTEHFDGDREAEANVLVSNRGPIDANATVTVRDLDTGAELGAGSIALSAPVNESVASDRLSVELTDVSEGRRLGFAIADDATGNPSSFVTDEVSEIETDVRSSLTVSVANEHTGEAVENATVTLLTHPQDRTHATNATGSVSVEVPDGDHVAWISKPGFDDAERAVRFTRAGSALVTANLTPTVSVSDVDSPSTVDRGASVTVTATIENDGDAPTETVATLRADGSTVGEKPVEIDPNGERTVSFEVTAPDDRAAIIYEVAVGDSITRSVTGVGLDDSVDTAIAADPLDDGDGSLSITDVTFPSRIGVDETPTLWLNVTNEGADPVVDVATVTATGGSLTDRPVGAAVVDLAANESTVVPIDVSVPSQSASYDFETSVGSASVTTLRFARDAGDLEWRASTDDAVWSSPTIYDEAVLVGSENGTVSSLDRENGSLRWTADVGGPSSASPTAADGVVYAGSTDGLFALDAETGDVVWHHETSWDVHSSPTVADGTVYAASLGVLYALDADTGAVEWTFVPEGGTESSPVVVDGTVYIGAYGVADDDGFVHAIDAGDGTETWRTEVDGQVTASPTVKGGLVYVGSHDGGLYALDATSGSKTWRFDTGGAVHSSPTVSDGRVYVGTGFEEDDNGAVFALDASTGTQAWSSGFGRQQELLVSSPTVADGTVYVGSQYPYVHAFEADSGTQLWRQSMPSSTFSSPTVADGTLYIGSMDGSVNALNVRGDRTSEDSRVEQESLGHIVSDEAGPQFEVTVTGTNSPITAGESLEVTALIDNVGTGSGTQSITLEHDGDVHDSVELELAAGASESVTLEWVTNEADPGSTTVVVASDDDSESADVVIDPAESVFAVEIAETNDPVVEGETLVVSAAVENVGDGYGTQSVELAVNSTTVDSAQVDLDAGESTTIDLGWETDSGDAGSHPVAVASDDESDATTVTVTAAESAFEVGILETNSPVTAGETLTVTTQIDNTGGGAGTQTVDLAALDGTVVDATNVTLDAGESIQSQLTWDTAPDDVGTGAITVSSADSLDTANVSIDPACALPGDVDGDGAVTSLDATLTLQYIAGLDPDGFVNPECGDLTGDGEITTEDVVMIYKILVGIAP, from the coding sequence ATGCGTGAACCGGGCGCGATCACCGTCTGGGAGTCGATACTGCTCGTCTGCGCCGTCGGCTTTCTTCTCGGCTCGTTCGGACTGATCGTCGCTGGAGCCGGTTCCACCGGCACTGATCCGGTCTCCGACGGACCGGTAACGCTCGAAATCGGCGACCAAACCGTTTCCGCCCTCGAGGTGTCGAACGAGACGCTCGATCGACCGGCGGTGACGACGCCGGGCGACCTGGGCATCGACGGCCCCGTCACCGACCACGCCATCGACAGGCCGTCGCTTCGTGACGGGAACGGTTCGGTCGACCAGTCGAGGCCGTTGCGCTCGTACTTCTACCAGCCAGCACCGCCGACGAACGACTCGCCGCTGCTCTTCTCGGATCGAATGCCAATCGCCGGTGTCGAGATTTACGGTGAGGGTGGGACCGGCGTGTCTGACGACGAAGGATACTGGAGCGGGCCGGTGGTGGATAGTGGCGAATACATCCAGCACATGTACTTCGAGGGGTACCCGTTCTTCGACGCGCCCGATTATCTCCGCGTCTACCGGTACACGGTCCCTGATTCCCCAGCGTGGATACACTTCTGGATGCCGTGCGGCCGGTATTATCAGGGCCCGGATGGATTGTACCCACCGCCACCGGAACCCCCCGAAGAAGACCACGGCGGCGACAACCCGAACGTTCCGGTCTGGGAACCGGGCATCTCGGTGACCAACGAGAACCCCGAGGTCGGCGAACCGATCACGATCAGCGGCTGTGATCCGTTCGTCGCCCTGGACGATTACGAACTCGAGTGGGACCTCGACGACGGAACGATCCTACCCGGTGACGAGATCGTCCACACCTTCGACGAACCCGGCGTCTACGAGATCGGGCCGCACAAGGGAGCGGCTCACCGCGTCAACGTCACCGTCGGCGACCTCGAGATAACGCGAGCCCTTCCCGACGAGTGGTTCACCGACGAAGTCGAGGAGTACTACCGGGTGAGCAATCTCGACCCCGATCGCACGCTCGTCGACGTCACCGTCGGCGGCGTCAGCGCCAACGAAATCGACGAGAACGACTTCCGCGTCGCGCTCGATCCGTTCGCCGCCGGCGACGAGGGTGGAACCGTCGACGTCGTCGCCGAATTCGACGACGGCGAGGTGCTCGAAACGACCGAGGAAGCCGCCAGCTTCCGTCAACTCGAGTGGGTGCTCGCGTTCAACCAGCTATTCGATTCCGAACCGGGATCGGGCGAGTGGTGTGCGCTCGACGGCGGCTGGCCCGACGGCGAGCGCTGTGAACTCCGTCACGAGGATGCATTCGACTGGCACCCCCACGAGGACGGGTTCGTCTTCGACTGGGCAGGAATCCCGAACGTGCCGTTGCTCAAGGAAGGGCTCGAAGTTCGGCTGACCGATCGAACGCTCATCGAGTCGGGCGTTCCAGATGGAGACCTGCAGGGAGAAATGGAGACCGCGGCCAAAATCGGCATTTTCGGCGGATCGGCCGACATCGGCGGCGCGGAGTCACTCGACTTCGACGGGATCGATTTCTTAGGTTCGACCCTCGAAGAACACACCGAAGCAGGGGTGTCCGTCTCCGTTCTCAGCGACCGACAGAAGGACTCGTACTCGGAGGACGGGCTCGCTGGGGCGGATCTCAAAGTTGCCGTTGGGCTCGATCTAACGAGTATCGTATCGTACGACGAGCAGTTCGGAATCGTCGAACGCTCGACCGAGTCGAGTGGTGAATTGTCCGGGTTCGGTGAACTATCGATTCTGGGGGCCGCGGCCGATGTCGGTGTCTCCGGCGGATCCGAGACGAGGATATCCCAGCAGGGACAGACTCCCGTCGAGACGGTCGAATACGGCCTCGCTGCCGACATCGGCGGATCCGCGACGCTCTGGGGGCTCGTCGAAGGCGAGGTGGAGTGTGGCATCGAGTGGGAAAACGAGTGGGACGTCGGGCCAGACTCGACCGCGGCGACGGCCGACGAGCCGGATGTGCCGGCCATCACCAGCAACCCGTTCTACTGTGACATCGACTGGTCCGGCTGGTACGACGAACACACCGACTCCACAGCGGGAATGACGCTTCGCGATGCTCGCGGTACCACCGTGTTCCCGACCGTCGCGTCTGTCGACGGCGACGCGGCGAACGCGGCCAGCACACGTCTCCCGACGGCGTCGGGCGAAGACCTCGTTCGACTGACCGACCGGCCGTACGAGGATACGGAGCCGTCGATCGCCGCGACCGACAGCGGCCACGCCGTCAGCTGGAGTTACCTCCCCGACGGAGCCGACACGGCCGACGGGAACGACGTCATCGTCCGTCTCTACGACGATGAGACCGGATGGTCCGACCCAATCTCCGTCACGGCGGACGACCGCCACGACATCGAACCGGCGCTCGCCTCGCCAGCGGATTCTGAGGACCTGCTGGCGGTCTGGACGCGGCTGTCCGAACCGGCCGACTCGTTCGACGATCCGGACGAGATCGCCGCTCACTTCGACATCGCGATGAGCCGTTTCGACGGCGACTCGTGGAGCGACCCCGAGTTCCTCACCGATTCCGAAGCGCTCGACCGGGCGCCGGTCGTCGAAGCGACCGACGACGGCTGGGCGGTCGCCTGGCACCACCATCCGAACTCGGATCGGCTCGACCTCGCGAACGCCTCCGTCGAGTACCGACTGCTCGATTCCGCCGGAAGCGTCGACGCGGCGGGAACGATCGAGAACGCGTCCCTGCCGGCGCTCGGTCTGACCGACGACGGGGCCGTCGAACTCGCCTACTACGCCGCCGAAGACTGGTTCGCCGCGGGATCGATCGGACACGGTACGATCGACGCGGATGGATTCGACGCCGCGGCCGAGTACGCCGTCGTCGACTACGTCGATCACGACGTCGACGGCGAATCGCTGCTCTGGGCGACTGCGACCGACGAAACGGCCGCTCTGTGGCAAGCTATCGACGGCGAGCCGAACCGGCTTCCGGTCGAATCGACGTTGCTCTCGCTGGGCCACCTTTCCGTCGACAGCACCGACGACGAGACGGTCATCTCCTACCGCGGGACCCCCGAGGGGCAGACGACCACCGACGTCTTCTATCGCAGCGCGACCGACGGCACCTGGTCCGGCGAGCGCCGGGCAACGACCGGCTTCGACGAGAACGCCTCGGTACAACACGCCGACGCCATCGCCACTGCAGACGGACTCGTCTCGGTCTACACGCTACGCGAACCGATGGCGAACAACCGCAACGACATCTTCCAGTCGACGGTCGAATTCGGCCCGGCGTTCGACGTTGACGTGACAGGGCCGACGAACGCGACGGCCGGCGAGACGGTCTCGCTCGAGGCAACCGTCAGAAACGTCGGCTCGACGGACAGCGACGAAGGCACGCTCCTCGTCACCGACGGCGAGACGGAACTCGCGACGGAATCGGTCGAGCCGCTGGCCTCGAACGAGACGAGCACGTACGCGCTGAACGTGACCGTCCCCGATCACGGAATCGTCGAGGTCACGGTCAAATCGAGCGAAACGGGGCCGACCGACGAGTGGTACGCCCAGAACGCCACGCTCGCGCTCGGAGCACCCGATCTCGCGATAACGGCCGTCGACGCCGAACCCGGTTCCGAGACGGGGACGCCGACCAACGGGACCGTCGCCGTCGAACTCGAAAATCGCGGCGGCGTCGACGCGGCCGGCGTGCCGATTCGACTCACGGACGGCGACGAGTGGACCGTCGACGAGACGGTATCACACCTGGCTACGGGCGACACGATCCAGGTCGAGGTGCCGATCACGACCGACTCGTTCAATACCACGACGGTCGATCGCGTTCGAATCGATCCCGACGGGCTGCTGGACGAGCGAGCGACACAACCGCGGTACGGAACCGTGACCACGCGGCTGTTCGCGCCCACGCTCGGCGTGCACCAGCCGATTCGCTACAGCGTGACCGAACACTTCGATGGCGATCGCGAGGCCGAGGCAAACGTCCTCGTGAGTAACCGTGGACCGATCGACGCGAACGCCACGGTGACGGTCCGCGATCTCGATACCGGCGCCGAACTCGGAGCCGGCTCGATCGCCCTTTCGGCGCCAGTCAACGAGTCCGTCGCGTCCGACCGCCTCTCGGTCGAACTCACCGACGTGAGCGAGGGACGACGGCTCGGATTCGCGATTGCAGACGACGCGACCGGCAACCCGTCGTCGTTCGTGACCGACGAGGTTTCGGAGATCGAGACGGACGTACGCTCGTCGCTGACGGTTTCAGTCGCGAACGAGCACACGGGCGAAGCCGTCGAAAACGCGACGGTTACGCTCCTGACCCATCCACAGGACCGGACGCACGCGACGAATGCGACCGGCTCGGTCAGCGTCGAGGTCCCCGACGGAGACCACGTCGCCTGGATCTCGAAACCAGGATTCGACGATGCAGAACGTGCGGTTCGCTTTACCAGGGCAGGTTCGGCACTCGTGACGGCGAATCTCACACCGACTGTCTCGGTCAGTGACGTCGACTCGCCGTCGACGGTCGACCGCGGCGCGTCCGTGACCGTCACGGCCACGATCGAAAACGATGGCGACGCCCCGACCGAGACCGTCGCAACGCTTCGGGCGGACGGATCGACGGTAGGAGAGAAACCGGTCGAGATCGATCCGAACGGTGAGCGGACGGTTTCGTTCGAGGTGACGGCGCCGGACGACCGCGCAGCGATCATCTACGAGGTCGCCGTCGGTGACTCGATCACCCGATCCGTCACGGGCGTCGGCCTCGACGATTCGGTGGACACAGCCATCGCGGCCGATCCACTCGACGACGGCGACGGCTCGCTCTCGATCACGGACGTCACGTTCCCCAGCAGGATCGGCGTCGACGAGACGCCCACCCTGTGGCTCAACGTCACGAACGAAGGGGCCGATCCGGTCGTCGACGTCGCCACGGTGACCGCGACAGGAGGGTCGCTCACGGATCGACCAGTCGGAGCCGCCGTCGTCGATCTGGCGGCGAACGAATCGACGGTGGTGCCGATCGACGTCTCGGTGCCGAGTCAGTCCGCGTCGTACGATTTCGAGACCAGCGTCGGGTCGGCCTCTGTGACGACCCTGCGATTCGCGCGGGACGCCGGCGATCTCGAGTGGAGAGCCTCGACGGACGACGCCGTCTGGTCGTCGCCGACGATCTACGACGAGGCCGTGCTCGTTGGGTCTGAAAACGGCACGGTCTCCTCGCTCGACCGCGAGAACGGATCACTTCGGTGGACCGCTGACGTCGGCGGGCCGTCATCGGCGTCTCCGACGGCCGCCGACGGCGTCGTCTACGCGGGTTCGACTGACGGCCTCTTCGCGCTCGACGCCGAGACGGGGGATGTCGTCTGGCACCACGAGACGTCGTGGGACGTCCACTCCTCGCCGACGGTCGCCGACGGGACGGTGTACGCTGCCTCGCTCGGCGTCCTCTACGCGCTCGACGCCGACACCGGTGCGGTGGAGTGGACGTTCGTTCCCGAGGGCGGTACGGAGTCGTCGCCGGTCGTCGTCGACGGAACCGTCTACATCGGCGCCTACGGCGTGGCTGACGACGACGGATTCGTCCACGCGATCGACGCCGGTGACGGCACGGAGACGTGGCGGACCGAGGTCGACGGGCAGGTCACCGCTTCACCGACCGTCAAAGGCGGGCTCGTCTACGTCGGATCTCACGACGGCGGACTATACGCGCTGGACGCGACGAGCGGATCGAAAACGTGGCGATTCGACACCGGCGGCGCGGTTCACTCGTCGCCGACCGTTTCTGACGGCCGGGTCTACGTCGGAACGGGATTCGAAGAAGACGATAACGGTGCGGTCTTCGCGCTCGACGCGTCGACCGGCACGCAGGCGTGGTCGAGCGGGTTCGGGAGACAGCAGGAGTTGCTCGTCTCCTCGCCGACCGTCGCCGATGGGACCGTCTACGTCGGCTCGCAGTATCCGTACGTACACGCGTTCGAGGCGGACAGCGGCACACAGCTGTGGCGGCAGTCGATGCCGTCGTCGACGTTCTCGTCGCCGACGGTCGCAGACGGGACGCTCTACATCGGTTCGATGGACGGCTCGGTAAACGCGTTAAACGTCCGCGGGGATCGGACGAGCGAGGATTCGAGGGTCGAACAGGAGAGTCTCGGGCACATCGTCTCCGACGAGGCGGGTCCACAGTTCGAGGTAACCGTCACCGGGACGAACTCACCGATCACCGCCGGCGAATCGCTCGAAGTGACCGCACTGATCGACAACGTCGGAACCGGGTCGGGAACGCAATCGATCACGCTCGAACACGACGGAGACGTACACGATAGCGTCGAACTCGAACTGGCCGCTGGCGCATCCGAGTCGGTGACGCTCGAGTGGGTGACGAACGAGGCCGATCCGGGATCGACGACGGTGGTCGTCGCGAGCGACGATGACAGTGAGTCGGCCGACGTCGTGATCGATCCGGCCGAGTCGGTGTTCGCCGTCGAGATCGCCGAGACGAACGATCCCGTCGTGGAAGGTGAGACGCTCGTCGTCTCCGCGGCGGTCGAAAACGTTGGTGACGGGTACGGCACCCAGAGCGTCGAACTAGCCGTCAACTCCACCACCGTCGACAGCGCACAGGTCGACCTCGACGCGGGCGAATCGACGACGATCGACCTGGGCTGGGAGACCGATTCGGGCGATGCGGGTAGCCACCCCGTCGCGGTCGCGAGCGACGACGAAAGCGACGCCACCACCGTCACCGTGACCGCGGCGGAATCGGCGTTCGAGGTCGGCATTCTCGAGACGAATTCGCCGGTCACCGCCGGCGAGACGCTCACCGTCACCACCCAGATCGACAATACCGGTGGCGGAGCGGGGACGCAGACGGTCGATCTCGCGGCCCTCGACGGGACGGTCGTCGACGCCACAAACGTCACGCTCGACGCCGGCGAGTCGATACAGAGTCAGTTGACCTGGGATACCGCTCCCGATGACGTCGGAACCGGCGCGATCACCGTCTCGAGTGCGGATTCGCTCGACACGGCCAACGTCAGCATCGATCCCGCGTGTGCGCTTCCGGGCGACGTCGACGGTGACGGCGCGGTCACCTCGCTAGACGCGACGCTAACGCTGCAGTATATCGCGGGCCTGGACCCGGACGGGTTCGTCAATCCCGAGTGTGGCGACCTGACCGGAGACGGCGAGATCACGACGGAAGATGTCGTGATGATCTACAAGATACTCGTCGGCATCGCTCCGTAA
- a CDS encoding ornithine cyclodeaminase family protein, producing METLFLSDEDVDAYADVPGIIRALEGAFAAYERGNAQMPAKSYIDLPQYNGDFRSMPAYLETDDWDAAGLKWVNVHPDNPSNFDLPTVMGTMIYSDPETAYPLAIMDGTELTMKRTGAAAAVATDYLAVSDATSLGIVGAGVQAYSQLEAIAEIRPIAEVVVSDLDDERVERFIDTFSDDFDIRGGSISEAGHCDVLSTVTPVRDPIVGPDDVAGHTHINAMGADAEGKHELDDDLLRSATIVIDDHEQCTHSGEINVPYHEGVLTDDDIHAELGQIVVGDVAGRTDDTGVTVFDSTGLAIQDVAAAHVVYEEASASEGGSPFDLVGAGN from the coding sequence ATGGAGACACTGTTCCTCTCGGACGAGGACGTCGACGCCTACGCTGACGTACCAGGAATCATCCGTGCGCTCGAGGGCGCCTTTGCGGCCTACGAGCGCGGAAACGCACAGATGCCGGCCAAATCGTACATCGACCTCCCGCAGTACAACGGCGACTTCCGATCGATGCCGGCGTACCTGGAGACCGACGACTGGGACGCGGCCGGATTGAAGTGGGTCAACGTCCACCCGGACAACCCGTCGAACTTCGATCTCCCGACCGTCATGGGGACGATGATCTACTCCGATCCCGAGACGGCCTACCCGCTGGCTATCATGGACGGAACGGAACTCACGATGAAGCGAACGGGCGCGGCGGCCGCCGTCGCGACCGATTACCTCGCCGTTTCCGACGCCACCTCGCTCGGTATCGTCGGCGCCGGCGTGCAGGCCTACAGCCAGCTCGAAGCCATCGCCGAAATCCGCCCGATCGCGGAGGTCGTCGTCAGCGACCTCGATGACGAGCGTGTCGAGCGGTTCATCGACACGTTCTCGGACGACTTCGATATCCGCGGCGGTTCGATCTCCGAGGCCGGCCACTGCGACGTCCTCTCGACCGTGACGCCGGTTCGTGATCCGATCGTCGGCCCCGACGACGTCGCAGGTCACACCCACATCAACGCGATGGGTGCCGACGCCGAAGGAAAACACGAACTCGACGACGACCTCCTGCGTTCGGCGACGATCGTCATCGACGACCACGAGCAGTGCACCCACTCCGGCGAGATCAACGTCCCCTACCACGAGGGCGTGCTGACCGACGACGACATCCACGCCGAACTCGGCCAGATCGTCGTCGGCGACGTAGCCGGTCGAACCGACGACACCGGCGTTACCGTCTTCGACTCGACCGGGCTGGCCATTCAGGACGTCGCCGCGGCCCACGTCGTCTACGAGGAAGCCAGCGCCAGCGAGGGCGGCAGTCCGTTCGACCTCGTCGGCGCAGGAAACTGA
- a CDS encoding cupin domain-containing protein, which produces MERVHVERDGDRPSIARADVFHRLSKPLGTDHLAVNYVELDPGSQLGWDYHRHLDQEEVFFVTAGTVTFETEEGDQVLGPGELIRFEPGEFQLAKNRGDERATMLALGAPRGSRELEYLRECPACETETIQTLEFDRDRAVFEVFCDECDEQVTEIEPS; this is translated from the coding sequence ATGGAACGAGTGCACGTCGAACGGGACGGCGACCGACCCTCGATCGCGCGGGCGGACGTCTTCCACCGACTATCGAAACCGCTCGGGACCGACCACCTGGCCGTCAACTACGTCGAACTCGACCCCGGGAGTCAGCTCGGCTGGGACTACCACCGTCACCTGGACCAGGAGGAGGTCTTTTTCGTCACCGCCGGGACCGTCACGTTCGAGACGGAAGAAGGCGACCAGGTGCTCGGTCCCGGCGAGCTGATTCGCTTCGAACCCGGCGAGTTCCAGCTCGCCAAAAACCGCGGCGACGAACGCGCGACGATGCTCGCCCTCGGCGCGCCGCGTGGCAGCCGGGAACTCGAGTACCTGCGCGAGTGTCCGGCGTGCGAGACCGAAACGATCCAGACGCTCGAGTTCGACCGCGATCGGGCCGTGTTCGAGGTGTTCTGCGACGAGTGCGACGAGCAGGTGACGGAGATCGAACCGTCCTGA
- a CDS encoding YqjF family protein, translated as MPRGTVRERSRPPTSAERASGRFPHPFAFTWRDGLFLHWPIDPDELRPHVPEPLTLDTWNGRAWVSVLPFVLARAGLRMTPKMLRMTAPELNVRTYVTCRGDPGLYFFSVDVDSAAVATVAGRLTRLPVSRARMHVSRVEGSSDYEGNRVSFSSTRESADEPPARLAVNYEPDEALSFVEPDSRDAWLTERRRFYAPDGRGVGNVLVGEVAHAPWPLQSASVTLSDNTLFAANGLPEPDGDPIARYCPELAMTASIPRRVRGC; from the coding sequence ATGCCTCGCGGAACGGTACGTGAACGGTCACGCCCCCCAACGAGCGCCGAGCGCGCAAGCGGCCGGTTTCCTCACCCGTTCGCCTTCACCTGGCGAGACGGGCTCTTTCTCCACTGGCCGATCGATCCGGACGAGTTGCGACCCCACGTTCCCGAGCCCCTGACGCTCGACACGTGGAACGGGCGGGCCTGGGTGAGCGTCTTGCCGTTCGTCCTCGCCAGGGCGGGACTGCGGATGACGCCGAAGATGCTTCGGATGACGGCACCGGAGCTAAACGTGCGAACCTACGTCACCTGCCGGGGCGATCCTGGACTCTACTTCTTCAGCGTCGACGTCGACAGCGCCGCCGTCGCGACGGTCGCCGGCCGCCTGACCCGACTACCCGTCTCCCGCGCGCGTATGCACGTCTCGCGGGTCGAGGGGAGCAGTGACTACGAGGGCAACCGGGTCTCCTTTTCGAGCACGCGGGAGTCGGCCGACGAACCGCCCGCTCGGTTGGCCGTGAACTACGAACCCGACGAGGCGCTCTCCTTCGTCGAACCGGACTCTCGGGACGCGTGGCTGACCGAGCGACGCCGGTTCTACGCTCCGGACGGTCGGGGAGTCGGGAACGTCCTCGTCGGCGAGGTGGCCCACGCCCCCTGGCCGCTGCAGTCGGCGTCGGTAACGCTCTCGGATAACACGCTCTTTGCGGCGAACGGATTGCCGGAACCCGACGGGGATCCGATCGCGCGCTACTGCCCGGAACTCGCGATGACGGCGTCGATCCCGCGTCGCGTTCGCGGCTGTTGA
- a CDS encoding HAD family hydrolase encodes MRVVLDYGGVLVDHVDEREYAHLLGVSPDRDPYPGWLAYYCFRTGFLDSQAQYVDLLSTLTGATESACREYIDRTWLDPRFPNEREEVLEAVASRHSLVLFSNMVKPWVERVLRRHGVWDVFDSVLVSSELERPKPHPRGYHRCVDGVDGEVVMVSDEFNEDLLMARCFGMTTVWVENDDVVPYQQPAYTIDDLTSLPAVLERIERNT; translated from the coding sequence ATGAGAGTGGTTCTCGACTACGGTGGCGTCCTGGTCGACCACGTCGACGAGCGCGAGTACGCCCACCTCCTCGGCGTGTCACCGGATCGAGACCCGTACCCGGGCTGGTTGGCTTACTACTGCTTTCGCACTGGATTTCTGGATAGCCAGGCCCAATACGTGGACCTACTATCGACCCTCACGGGAGCGACCGAATCGGCGTGTCGCGAGTACATCGATCGGACCTGGCTAGATCCTCGTTTCCCGAACGAACGCGAGGAGGTGCTCGAGGCGGTAGCGTCCCGCCACTCGCTCGTGTTGTTCAGCAATATGGTAAAGCCGTGGGTCGAACGGGTGCTTCGACGCCACGGGGTGTGGGACGTCTTCGATTCGGTGCTCGTTTCGAGCGAGCTGGAACGACCGAAGCCGCATCCGAGAGGGTATCACCGCTGCGTGGACGGCGTAGACGGCGAGGTGGTCATGGTCAGCGACGAATTCAACGAAGACCTCCTGATGGCACGTTGTTTCGGGATGACGACGGTGTGGGTCGAGAACGACGACGTAGTGCCATATCAGCAACCGGCGTACACCATCGACGACCTCACGTCCCTTCCGGCCGTTCTAGAGCGGATCGAACGGAACACGTGA
- a CDS encoding GNAT family N-acetyltransferase, whose translation MYVRQFEDETDTRHMFDIQGRAWSEAYSELLPEDIIERMTAEPDDEAVTAWTRELAENRRGVLLATDDAGDALGFADFRWGDIETKSFVGENEAGLKAIYVDPEHWGEGVGTALLERSLSLLPEAVETLRLEMLDGNDVGDAFYRAKGFERTGEATHEIDGEAYPTVVYARPV comes from the coding sequence ATGTACGTCCGCCAGTTCGAAGATGAGACGGACACGCGCCACATGTTCGACATTCAGGGGCGCGCCTGGAGCGAGGCGTATTCCGAACTCCTCCCGGAGGACATCATCGAGCGGATGACGGCCGAGCCCGACGACGAGGCGGTCACCGCGTGGACGCGTGAACTGGCCGAAAACCGTCGCGGAGTTTTGCTCGCGACGGACGACGCGGGCGATGCCCTCGGTTTCGCTGATTTTCGGTGGGGCGACATCGAGACGAAGTCCTTCGTCGGCGAGAACGAAGCCGGCCTGAAAGCGATCTACGTCGATCCCGAACACTGGGGCGAGGGAGTCGGGACGGCGTTGCTAGAACGGAGCCTCTCACTTCTGCCCGAGGCCGTCGAGACGCTCAGGCTGGAGATGCTCGACGGAAACGACGTCGGAGACGCGTTCTATCGAGCGAAGGGGTTCGAACGCACCGGGGAGGCGACCCACGAAATCGACGGCGAGGCCTATCCGACGGTCGTCTACGCTCGTCCAGTCTAA